The proteins below come from a single Prochlorococcus marinus str. MIT 9215 genomic window:
- a CDS encoding NAD(P)/FAD-dependent oxidoreductase codes for MKSLKENFQKAHIVIIGSGIIGKFNALELSELGFQVTIIDPTQLQNSSNAALGLLMGNMYQKKRGRSWDLRKQSIELWPQWITFLQKFNCALNIEKPLIQLTTNEEKFKKLEKFIYESNDLDLKILERDSIFIKNINKAFQTKNIKGMISLQDGRINAFSLLKTLDKYLKYKKVNLLEEEIIKIRKSKNQWLSTTKNNRDIKSDIVILCNSLKAVNLLNNISDEIKLKPVLGQAMEIEINDAEVDLLSLPKQFNINGKNIIPKSKNKLIIGSSDEYSSKPEENTFEKLTNFLDKKPNWLMKGKISKKWYGIRSRPDGEPSPIMRKIEDGLLICTGFYKNGILLAPACSKWVANEIKIYLN; via the coding sequence ATGAAAAGCTTAAAAGAAAATTTTCAAAAAGCTCACATAGTTATTATTGGATCAGGCATTATTGGAAAATTTAACGCCTTAGAATTATCAGAATTAGGTTTTCAAGTAACGATAATAGATCCAACTCAACTCCAAAATAGTAGCAATGCAGCTTTAGGATTGCTAATGGGTAATATGTATCAAAAAAAAAGAGGTAGGAGCTGGGATCTCAGGAAACAAAGCATTGAATTATGGCCTCAATGGATTACATTTCTGCAAAAATTTAATTGTGCTTTAAATATTGAAAAACCATTAATACAACTAACTACAAATGAGGAAAAGTTTAAAAAATTAGAGAAATTTATTTATGAAAGTAATGATCTCGACTTAAAAATTCTAGAAAGAGACTCAATATTTATCAAGAATATAAATAAAGCATTCCAAACAAAAAATATAAAAGGTATGATTTCCTTGCAAGATGGAAGAATAAATGCTTTTTCGTTACTTAAAACATTAGATAAATATCTAAAATATAAAAAAGTAAATTTATTAGAAGAAGAAATAATTAAAATCAGAAAATCAAAGAATCAATGGTTATCTACAACAAAAAATAATAGAGATATCAAATCTGACATAGTTATTTTATGTAACTCTCTAAAAGCGGTTAATTTACTAAATAACATATCTGACGAAATTAAATTAAAACCTGTTTTAGGTCAAGCTATGGAAATTGAAATAAATGATGCAGAAGTTGATTTATTATCGCTCCCAAAACAATTCAATATCAATGGCAAAAATATCATTCCAAAATCAAAAAACAAGCTAATTATTGGATCAAGTGACGAATATAGTTCAAAGCCAGAAGAAAATACATTCGAAAAACTAACAAATTTTCTCGATAAAAAACCAAATTGGCTGATGAAAGGAAAAATTTCTAAAAAATGGTACGGAATAAGGTCAAGGCCTGATGGGGAACCTTCACCAATAATGAGAAAGATAGAAGATGGACTACTTATATGTACAGGTTTTTATAAAAATGGTATTTTACTGGCTCCAGCTTGTTCTAAATGGGTTGCTAATGAAATTAAGATTTATCTTAATTAA
- the dnaK gene encoding molecular chaperone DnaK: protein MGKVVGIDLGTTNSCVAVMEGGKPTVIANAEGFRTTPSVVAYTKNQDQLVGQIAKRQAVMNPENTFYSAKRFVGRRVDEVNEESKEVSYSIEKSGSSVKLKCPILDKQFSPEEVSSQVLRKLADDAGKYLGDKVTQAVITVPAYFNDSQRQATKDAGKIAGLEVLRIVNEPTAAALAYGLDKENEKILVFDLGGGTFDVSVIEAGDGVTEVLSTSGDTHLGGDDFDRCIVDHLANTFKSNEGIDLRQDKQALQRLTEAAEKAKIELSNATQSEINLPFITATPEGPKHLDLNLTRAKFEELAASLIDRCKTPVERAISDAKISTSEIDEVVMVGGSSRIPAVLDLVKKIIGKEPNQTVNPDEVVAVGAAIQGGVLAGEVKDILLLDVTPLSLGVETLGGVMTKMINRNTTVPTKKSETYSTAVDGQTNVEIHVLQGEREMASDNKSLGTFRLDGIPSAPRGVPQIEVTFDIDANGILSVTAKDKGSGKEQSISITGASTLSDNEVEKMVKDAESNASADKEKREKIDLKNQAETLVYQTEKQLGELGDKIDAAAKSKVEEKSNALKEATSKEDYESMKKLLEELQQELYAVGSSVYQQPGNQPPSSSAAGGPDQSDSNEKGGDDVIDADFTETKD from the coding sequence ATGGGTAAGGTTGTAGGAATCGATTTAGGAACAACTAATAGTTGTGTCGCTGTAATGGAAGGTGGTAAACCTACTGTAATAGCAAATGCTGAGGGTTTCAGAACTACTCCATCAGTTGTTGCATATACAAAAAATCAAGATCAGCTTGTTGGACAAATAGCAAAAAGACAAGCTGTAATGAATCCTGAAAATACTTTTTATTCTGCAAAAAGATTTGTTGGTAGACGGGTTGATGAAGTTAATGAGGAATCTAAAGAAGTTAGTTATTCTATTGAAAAATCTGGTTCGAGTGTCAAATTAAAATGCCCTATCTTAGATAAGCAGTTTTCTCCAGAAGAGGTAAGTTCTCAAGTTTTAAGAAAGTTAGCAGATGATGCAGGTAAATATCTTGGCGACAAAGTTACACAAGCTGTTATTACAGTTCCAGCTTACTTTAATGATTCCCAAAGACAGGCTACGAAAGATGCTGGAAAGATTGCAGGTTTAGAAGTTCTCAGAATTGTTAATGAGCCAACTGCTGCGGCTTTAGCATATGGTTTGGATAAAGAAAATGAAAAAATTCTTGTTTTTGATTTAGGGGGAGGAACATTTGATGTCTCAGTTATTGAAGCTGGTGATGGAGTAACTGAAGTTCTATCTACATCTGGAGATACGCACTTAGGTGGTGATGATTTTGATAGATGCATCGTAGATCACTTGGCTAATACTTTTAAATCAAATGAGGGAATTGATCTCAGACAAGATAAGCAAGCTTTGCAAAGATTGACTGAAGCTGCAGAAAAAGCAAAAATAGAGCTCTCAAATGCTACTCAAAGTGAAATAAATTTACCTTTTATTACAGCGACACCCGAAGGCCCAAAACATTTAGATTTAAACCTTACTAGAGCAAAGTTCGAGGAATTAGCAGCTTCTTTAATTGATAGATGTAAGACTCCAGTTGAGAGAGCTATAAGTGATGCAAAAATTTCTACTAGCGAAATTGATGAAGTTGTTATGGTGGGAGGATCATCTAGAATCCCTGCTGTTTTAGATTTAGTTAAAAAAATAATTGGTAAAGAACCAAATCAAACTGTTAATCCTGATGAAGTAGTAGCTGTTGGAGCTGCAATTCAAGGAGGAGTTCTAGCAGGAGAGGTTAAAGATATATTGTTGCTCGACGTTACTCCACTTTCCCTTGGTGTAGAAACTCTAGGCGGAGTAATGACAAAAATGATAAATCGAAATACTACAGTACCTACAAAAAAATCTGAAACATATTCAACTGCTGTAGACGGTCAAACAAATGTTGAAATACACGTTTTACAGGGTGAAAGAGAAATGGCTTCTGATAACAAAAGCTTAGGAACTTTTAGATTGGATGGTATACCTTCAGCACCAAGAGGCGTTCCGCAAATTGAAGTTACATTTGATATTGATGCAAATGGTATTCTTAGTGTTACCGCTAAAGATAAAGGAAGTGGTAAAGAGCAAAGTATTTCTATCACTGGTGCTTCAACTCTATCTGACAATGAAGTTGAAAAAATGGTAAAAGACGCAGAATCTAATGCATCTGCAGATAAAGAAAAAAGAGAAAAAATTGATTTAAAAAATCAAGCTGAAACACTTGTATATCAGACAGAAAAGCAACTTGGTGAGTTGGGTGACAAAATTGATGCTGCAGCAAAGTCTAAAGTTGAAGAAAAAAGTAATGCCTTAAAAGAGGCAACTTCAAAAGAAGATTATGAATCAATGAAAAAACTTCTTGAAGAACTCCAGCAAGAGCTTTATGCAGTTGGTTCATCTGTTTATCAGCAACCTGGCAATCAGCCACCATCATCAAGCGCGGCGGGCGGTCCTGATCAGAGTGATTCAAACGAAAAAGGTGGAGATGATGTAATTGATGCAGATTTTACTGAAACGAAAGATTAA
- a CDS encoding shikimate dehydrogenase: MISSKTSFIALIGNPVSHSLSPIMQNAALQYLGLDLIYIAIPCKDEDLELVLNSLKKINCKGLNITIPHKEKVFNLCSEISSIASKLKAINTLRLNSEKEWSGTNTDVEGFIYPLKNLNLTKKKSIVLGSGGAARSVIQGLINLNLSKISVISRNKSSVEELIKDFGNQIQLQGLLNTNNEVQNLIEEANLVVNTTPVGMKTAKHEMNVLPYGESFWRSLNSKTIVYDLIYNPAPTHLLKFSANKGCRTIDGLQMLVAQGLKSLSFWTNGLEVPFHIMNDALKNHL; the protein is encoded by the coding sequence ATGATTTCAAGTAAAACGTCTTTTATTGCATTAATCGGCAATCCAGTAAGCCATTCCTTGTCACCGATTATGCAAAATGCTGCACTCCAATATTTAGGTCTAGATTTAATTTATATTGCTATCCCTTGCAAAGATGAAGATTTAGAATTAGTTCTTAATTCTTTGAAAAAAATTAATTGCAAAGGTCTTAATATTACAATTCCTCATAAAGAAAAAGTATTTAACCTTTGTAGTGAAATTTCCTCTATTGCAAGCAAATTGAAAGCAATTAATACCTTAAGATTAAATTCTGAAAAAGAATGGAGCGGAACTAATACAGATGTAGAAGGATTTATTTATCCTTTAAAAAATTTAAACTTGACTAAGAAAAAATCAATAGTTCTTGGCTCCGGGGGTGCAGCAAGATCTGTTATTCAAGGTTTAATAAATTTAAATCTTTCAAAAATTTCAGTAATATCACGTAACAAATCATCAGTAGAAGAATTAATAAAAGATTTTGGAAACCAAATTCAACTTCAGGGTTTGTTAAATACTAATAATGAAGTCCAAAATTTAATTGAGGAAGCAAATTTAGTTGTAAATACAACACCAGTAGGAATGAAAACAGCCAAACATGAAATGAATGTATTGCCGTATGGAGAATCTTTTTGGAGATCTCTTAACTCAAAAACAATTGTTTATGATTTAATCTACAACCCTGCTCCAACTCATCTTTTAAAATTTAGCGCCAACAAAGGATGCAGGACTATCGATGGTTTGCAAATGCTTGTTGCTCAGGGATTGAAATCATTATCATTTTGGACAAATGGTTTAGAAGTGCCTTTTCATATAATGAATGACGCACTCAAAAATCATCTTTAA
- the rpsF gene encoding 30S ribosomal protein S6, with the protein MNDQQSYYETMYILRPDIAEDEVTNHIDKYNKLLEEFGGSILDSQMRGKRRLAYQIAKHREGIYVQLSHQGDGQHIFKIEKAMRLSEDVIRYMTVKQEGPLPTPRPSTKSSTQADDKKNQETKVESKGEQPVVSTDASTSGKDDTETKENAEP; encoded by the coding sequence ATGAATGATCAACAATCTTATTACGAAACCATGTATATCCTCCGCCCAGATATTGCGGAAGATGAAGTAACTAATCATATTGATAAATACAATAAGCTTTTAGAAGAATTTGGCGGTTCTATCCTCGATAGTCAAATGAGGGGTAAAAGAAGATTAGCCTATCAAATAGCAAAACATAGAGAAGGCATTTACGTTCAACTAAGTCATCAAGGGGACGGACAACATATTTTCAAAATCGAAAAGGCAATGAGACTTAGTGAAGACGTTATAAGATATATGACCGTTAAACAAGAAGGGCCTTTGCCAACTCCAAGACCTTCTACGAAGAGTTCAACTCAAGCAGATGACAAAAAAAATCAAGAAACTAAAGTTGAATCTAAAGGAGAACAACCAGTAGTAAGCACAGATGCCTCAACTTCGGGAAAAGATGATACTGAAACCAAAGAAAATGCAGAACCTTAA
- a CDS encoding argininosuccinate synthase, which yields MQQVKKVVLAYSGGVDTSVCIPYLKKEYGISEVITFVADLGQGEDLELIRQKALNSGASQSIVGNLVNSFVERYAFPAIRANALYLDKYPLSTALARPLIAENLVNIAREFSADAVAHGCTGKGNDQVRFDLAINALGPDLKIITPAREWNMSREEAIIYGEKFGIPAPVSKKSPYSIDVNLLGRSIEAGILEDPMQEAPEDIFAMTSSIDNSPDSPLDIEIIFKNGFPVGINDEFLTPVEIIKKANVLAGEHGYGRIDMIEDRVVGIKSREIYETPGLLLLIKAHKELESITLNPDIVDFKGIVEKKWGQIVYQGFWFGPLKDSLDAFISSTQTSVNGRVKIRLYKGNAIVIGRMSENNSLYRDDLATYSKDDVFKHSLAEGFIYMWGMSNKIWAELNSKTTD from the coding sequence ATGCAGCAGGTAAAAAAAGTTGTACTAGCTTATTCTGGCGGGGTAGATACAAGTGTTTGTATTCCATATTTAAAAAAAGAATATGGAATTTCAGAAGTGATTACGTTTGTAGCAGATCTTGGCCAAGGCGAGGATTTAGAACTTATTAGGCAAAAAGCTTTAAATTCTGGTGCATCTCAATCAATTGTTGGCAATTTAGTTAATAGTTTTGTTGAGAGATACGCTTTTCCAGCCATCAGAGCAAACGCATTATATCTAGATAAATATCCTTTATCAACAGCTCTTGCTAGGCCTTTAATTGCAGAAAATCTTGTAAATATTGCTCGAGAGTTTAGTGCTGATGCAGTAGCTCATGGATGCACTGGTAAAGGTAATGATCAAGTCCGATTTGATTTAGCAATAAATGCTTTAGGTCCTGATTTAAAAATAATTACTCCAGCAAGGGAATGGAATATGAGCAGGGAAGAGGCAATAATATATGGAGAAAAATTTGGTATTCCTGCACCAGTATCAAAAAAATCACCCTATTCAATAGATGTTAATTTACTTGGTAGGAGTATTGAAGCAGGCATATTAGAAGACCCAATGCAAGAAGCACCTGAAGATATTTTTGCAATGACATCATCTATTGATAATTCACCTGATTCTCCTCTAGACATAGAAATTATTTTTAAAAATGGGTTTCCTGTTGGAATTAATGATGAATTTTTAACCCCCGTAGAGATTATTAAAAAAGCTAATGTTTTAGCAGGTGAGCATGGTTATGGAAGAATAGATATGATTGAAGATCGAGTAGTAGGAATTAAAAGTAGAGAGATTTATGAAACTCCTGGCCTTTTACTTTTAATAAAAGCTCACAAAGAATTAGAGAGCATTACATTAAACCCAGACATTGTTGATTTTAAAGGAATTGTGGAAAAAAAATGGGGTCAAATAGTGTATCAAGGCTTTTGGTTTGGACCTCTTAAAGATAGTTTAGATGCATTTATATCATCTACTCAAACTTCAGTTAATGGACGAGTAAAGATTAGACTTTACAAAGGGAATGCAATAGTAATCGGGAGAATGTCTGAAAATAACTCACTTTATAGGGATGATTTGGCAACTTATAGCAAAGACGATGTTTTTAAACATTCTTTAGCTGAGGGTTTTATTTATATGTGGGGTATGTCTAATAAGATATGGGCTGAGTTAAATTCAAAAACAACAGACTAA
- a CDS encoding DUF3134 family protein encodes MDSNKLKLRLDDISEVNPALTCYHRDDPAPVLPLRDEPDLLSWLENTGRLVAEKEGDSQEISTIEEEELSALMGEKEDYKTEEDPSEDDWED; translated from the coding sequence ATGGACTCAAATAAACTAAAACTTAGATTAGACGATATTTCTGAAGTCAACCCAGCTTTGACTTGCTACCACAGAGATGATCCAGCACCTGTTTTGCCATTAAGAGATGAACCTGATCTTCTATCTTGGCTTGAGAATACAGGAAGACTTGTAGCAGAAAAAGAGGGAGATTCACAAGAGATTAGCACTATAGAAGAAGAAGAGCTTTCAGCGCTTATGGGAGAAAAAGAAGATTACAAAACTGAAGAAGATCCTTCAGAAGATGATTGGGAAGATTAA
- the mraY gene encoding phospho-N-acetylmuramoyl-pentapeptide-transferase, whose translation MIGKINKFNFKSLLVLNTFALIATSYLFNNFIFIGVFILFFFLSLFATKNGLEIIRKLNLLQNIRTEGPSNHFQKSNTPTMGGVFLMIPFFILLLIITINLSSLKLFLLLLTIFGFYITGFLDDYLSIKNKENTGLKTKEKFILQSVISIIFILLAYEKNLINPLVILSDSWVINMNIFILPISFLVLVGISNSVNLTDGLDGLAAGCSGIVFYGLGTEILMKEQQELFVFSILCFSMSGLCLGFLKYNSYPAKIFMGDTGSLSIGATLGTIALLTNSVFTLSIFSGIFIIESLSVIIQVGVFKITKKLFHRGKRIFLMAPLHHHFELKGVKEQKIVENFWKINILLIILGIVLKIKL comes from the coding sequence ATGATTGGGAAGATTAATAAGTTTAACTTTAAATCGTTATTAGTATTAAATACTTTTGCTTTAATAGCAACATCATATCTTTTTAATAATTTTATTTTTATAGGAGTTTTCATATTATTTTTTTTTCTTTCTTTATTCGCAACCAAGAATGGTCTAGAAATAATTAGAAAATTAAATCTTCTTCAAAATATAAGAACTGAAGGGCCTTCTAATCACTTTCAAAAAAGTAATACTCCAACAATGGGTGGAGTTTTTTTGATGATCCCTTTTTTTATTTTGCTTTTGATAATAACTATAAATTTAAGCTCCCTAAAATTATTTCTTTTATTACTAACTATTTTTGGCTTCTACATAACAGGTTTTTTAGATGATTATTTAAGTATTAAAAACAAAGAAAATACAGGTTTAAAAACAAAAGAGAAATTCATCTTACAGAGTGTCATCTCAATAATTTTTATATTATTAGCCTATGAAAAAAATTTAATCAATCCATTAGTAATATTATCTGACTCCTGGGTAATCAATATGAATATTTTCATATTGCCTATTTCTTTCTTAGTACTAGTGGGAATAAGTAATTCAGTAAATTTAACTGATGGACTAGATGGATTAGCAGCTGGATGCAGTGGGATTGTATTTTACGGATTAGGAACAGAAATATTAATGAAAGAACAGCAAGAACTTTTTGTTTTTAGCATTTTATGTTTTTCAATGTCCGGCTTATGCTTGGGATTTCTCAAGTACAATAGTTATCCTGCCAAAATATTTATGGGTGACACAGGATCTCTAAGTATTGGTGCAACTCTGGGTACTATAGCGTTATTAACCAATAGCGTTTTTACCTTATCTATTTTCTCAGGAATATTTATTATTGAATCATTATCAGTAATTATTCAAGTAGGGGTTTTTAAAATTACAAAAAAATTATTTCACAGAGGTAAACGCATATTTTTAATGGCTCCACTACACCACCATTTTGAACTTAAAGGAGTTAAGGAACAAAAAATAGTTGAAAATTTTTGGAAAATCAACATTTTACTTATAATTTTAGGTATAGTTTTAAAAATCAAGCTTTAA
- a CDS encoding glycosyltransferase, translating into MRLKFLHLHLHGLIRSKNLELGRDADTGGQTQYVLELIKSLANTSEVDQVDLVTRLIKDPKVDDEYSQEEEFVEPGVRILRFKFGPNKYLRKELLWPYLDHLTESLISYYQKIKKPNFIHAHYADAGYVGVKLSKSLNIPLIFTGHSLGREKKRKLLDTGLKTNQIEKLYSISKRIEAEEKALKSADIVVTSTKQESVCQYSQYSYFSPHKARVIPPGVDHNKFHHIHSTTETAEIENMMTPFLKDSTKPPLLNISRAVRRKNIPSLIEAYGRSEKLKRKTNLILILGCRDSTSKLDPQQKNVFNKIFETIDKYNLYGKVAYPKKHLPNQIPALYRWAASRGGVFVNPALTEPFGLTLLEASSCGLPIISTNDGGPKEIRSKCENGLLVDVTDINELKAILEKAISNNSQWKLWSRNGIEGVNRHFSWNTHVRNYLSILSAEFSSSNSYSTSDIKQSCLKGSSSLIKPH; encoded by the coding sequence ATGAGGTTGAAATTTTTACATTTACATTTACATGGTCTTATACGTTCTAAAAATCTTGAGTTAGGTAGAGATGCAGATACAGGAGGGCAAACACAATACGTTTTAGAGTTAATTAAAAGTTTGGCTAATACTTCAGAAGTTGATCAAGTCGATTTAGTTACTCGTTTAATAAAAGATCCTAAAGTAGACGATGAATATTCTCAAGAAGAAGAATTTGTAGAACCTGGAGTTAGAATTTTAAGATTCAAGTTTGGACCAAATAAATATCTAAGAAAGGAATTGCTTTGGCCTTATTTAGATCATTTAACTGAAAGCCTAATTTCTTACTATCAAAAAATTAAAAAGCCTAATTTCATTCATGCACATTATGCAGATGCTGGATATGTAGGCGTTAAACTAAGTAAATCCTTAAATATTCCACTTATATTTACTGGTCATTCTTTAGGAAGAGAGAAAAAAAGGAAATTGCTTGATACTGGTTTAAAAACTAATCAAATAGAAAAGCTTTATTCCATCAGTAAAAGAATTGAGGCAGAAGAAAAAGCATTGAAGTCTGCAGATATTGTTGTTACCAGCACTAAACAAGAGTCAGTGTGTCAATATTCCCAATATTCTTATTTTTCACCTCACAAAGCTAGAGTAATTCCTCCTGGTGTTGATCATAATAAGTTTCACCATATTCACTCGACAACAGAGACAGCTGAAATTGAGAATATGATGACACCTTTTCTAAAGGATTCCACAAAACCTCCTTTATTGAATATTTCCAGAGCTGTGCGAAGAAAAAATATTCCTTCTTTAATTGAGGCATATGGAAGATCTGAAAAATTAAAAAGAAAAACTAATTTAATTTTGATTTTGGGTTGTAGAGATAGCACTTCTAAACTTGACCCTCAACAAAAAAATGTTTTCAATAAAATTTTTGAAACAATTGATAAATATAATTTGTACGGAAAAGTAGCTTATCCCAAAAAACATCTTCCTAATCAGATTCCTGCTTTATATAGGTGGGCTGCTAGCAGAGGTGGTGTATTTGTAAATCCAGCTTTAACAGAGCCTTTTGGTTTAACTCTTCTTGAAGCTTCTTCATGTGGATTACCAATAATATCAACAAATGATGGAGGACCAAAAGAAATTCGCTCAAAATGTGAAAATGGACTTCTAGTAGATGTTACTGATATTAATGAGCTGAAAGCTATTCTTGAAAAAGCAATTTCAAATAATAGCCAGTGGAAATTGTGGAGCAGAAATGGAATTGAGGGCGTTAACAGGCACTTTAGTTGGAACACTCATGTACGCAATTATTTATCAATACTTTCAGCAGAATTTTCAAGTTCAAATAGTTATTCTACGTCTGACATTAAACAAAGTTGTTTAAAAGGAAGTTCTTCACTTATAAAACCCCATTGA